The Ketobacter sp. MCCC 1A13808 genomic sequence TAGGGCAACTCCCTGATTTAAAAACGGGTTAAAATTCAGTTGTTTGACCCCGTTTTTACGTCATGGTTTCCAATCTTGCCTATCGATTTATCCATGGGCTTAGCATGCGTCGCACCCCGGTTGACTTCAAATAACTCTCTCATGTTGAGAAATGGCTTTTCGATCAGAAGCCAGCAGACCAGGCCGAGCAGGATGGAAAGCAGCAGAGAAATAAACGCGCCGGATGACACCCCGATCACCAGTGCTTCTGCGGCAGGAAGTTCATAGTGTTTAATCATTTTATTGACCTGAAACATCACCAGCAGAATCACAATAAAGTGAATTAAATACATGGAATAAGTGAGTTGGCCCAATGGGTGCCAGATTCGCAGTGAATAGAATTTTGCGATCCAACGAAAGTGATCGAAATTCAGGAATACGGATAACATAAACCAAGTAAAGGCGGCGCAGAATACGGTGCGGTGAAAGATAACATACAGCCGCAAGCCGCCACCGGATTCACTGTAGTGCTCGCCTAGTATGGGGAAATACATGAAAAACACGATAATGGACATGGCGATTATATTCAAAAGCAATGCCCGATGTCGGGAGGCGGCGACCCAAGTGCATATGGTTTGTTGGTGGAAACAGTAACCGTAGCCTGCCATAACGCCCAGTACGAAGGGTCCGTAGCGGGTAGCCAGGTTGTCGTAGAGCTTGCCGTAGAACACCAGTGAAACTTCCTTTTCCGACAGCATCGCACGGTAGTTGGCGTTCCAAAGCTCATCATAGTAATACAAGACACCGCCACGAATGAGCAAGGAAGCGACCAGTAAGCCCAGCATGATTTTTATAAAAGAGCGTTGTGGTGTTTTGTGAATAAACAGCAAAATCAGCGGCAGTAATAAATAGAATTGCTCTTCTACGGCCAGCGTCCAGGTCCATTGCAGGGCCATTTTATCAGGCGAGAGAAAATTATTAACATACAGCAGGTTAGTCCAGGCCCACTCATAGTTATTGGCTTTGCTTGCCCAAAAAATCATGACGATTAATGCGTACACCGGAGTAAGCCTGAGATAACGCCGGAAGTAGAAACGTTTCAGTCGAATATCGCCGCTTTTGTTTAATTCCTTGAGTAGAATAACGCTGATCAAAAAGCCGCTGACCACGAAGAACAGATCTACTGCTTTATCGGCATTCCAGATCCAGTACAGGTAAAAGGGGGCATCGTCCAGCGCCTGAAAGAATACGCTTTTCCCATTGTAAAGTGCGTACACAAACACCGTATGCGCAACCAGAATCCAGACAAAGCCGAAAAAGCGCAATCCGTTGATAAGATAAAATGTACCGGAGCTGTGCTCATTGAGTGCGCTAAGGTTTTTCTTAACGGACCAATAGCGCAACCAGGAAGGTTTGGTTAATGACATTTTTTTTATATTTATTAGTAGATGTCTTTAGTCTAGTTCAAGCTAACCGGTCCCGCTTAGCATTCAAAGTAATAACTTGTTGTGAAATGTAGCTTGGTACGGCTAAGTTGTTGAATCCGGTGTTGCTAAGGGTATTGTGCTTATTTTGCATTTTTCTGTAGCGATTAAGCAGAAAAGATACCGTGTAAAAACCAGTGTTGATTATCGCGATCCCGATACACCCAAAAGCGTTGCCCGTTGCCGTGGAGGGCAATAAAGTAGTCCCGGTTGATCGGCTTGTTGTCCCACCAGCCGGTTTCAATCCGCTCCGGCCCTTTTAACAGCTGCAGGGGATGGTCATATAGAGGCAGTCCTTTTTTACTGCGCAGTTTTTGCGGGTGCGTCAATAGCCAGAACGGGCGCTGTTCTGCAGGGTGCTGCAAGACTTCACCCTGGCCAGGAGTGGCGCTGGACCAACTGTATTCCGGCCGGTGGTCGGCTACCATGCCCAGACCGTGTACCTGTTTATCGCCTAATCGTGCCTTGAGGCGATCCACTAACTGATAACGACTAACGCCGTTGTTCTGGTGCTGGCTGAATAAATCGCCTTGAGTGGTGTTCAAGGGCAGAAATTGCTGTGCGCTCAGTTGCAGGTTGAGCACCGGCGCCTGCAGTTTCAGGTTTTCCAGCTTTAATTGCACCAATGGCAACATATCGGACAGACGATGTACCGGCGCGGCAAAGTGCATGTGCCAGGATTGCCGGGACCGGTTGCGCAATGCCAGAGAAAACAATAGATGGTTGAGGCTGAGTTGACGTGCGGTCAGGTAGTGTTCCAGCCGGCTGAGCAGGTGCCGGATCGGAAACAGTAAAGCCTGGCTGCTTTCGATTTCTTGCACAAATTCCAGTTCCGCACTGAATTGTTCCGGTAAAACCCAATTTGGCAGAGGGTCTGCCTGCTGTCCCAGTAAGCGGTTCAGGTAGCCGCTGAACTCAATACCAAACCGCTTCGATAGAGTATCCCGAGGTAGTTCTGTTAACTGGCTCAGGGTTTTCAGCCCCATGCTATAGAGCAGCGCTTTTTGCGCTGCGGGAATACTCAGCCATTGCACATCGTAGTCGGGTAAATCCTGCAGCGAAAAAAAAAGCGCCCGGTTGCAGCCTTCGTGAGCCTGGGCAAACAGCAGAGCAGCCATGGGGGTTTCGCAAAAGGTTAAGGCGAAAGGTTCAAATCCAGGGGGAAGACGCTGTAATAGACGTTGCGCCAGAGCGTGTTGCCCTTGAAACAGTTTCAGTGAATGGCTGACTTCCAGCAGCAGACTATGGCTACCGTGGGTCTGGATATGAGGGGTGAATTCATAGGCCCAGTTAGCCAGTTGTTGCAGG encodes the following:
- a CDS encoding acyltransferase family protein, producing MSLTKPSWLRYWSVKKNLSALNEHSSGTFYLINGLRFFGFVWILVAHTVFVYALYNGKSVFFQALDDAPFYLYWIWNADKAVDLFFVVSGFLISVILLKELNKSGDIRLKRFYFRRYLRLTPVYALIVMIFWASKANNYEWAWTNLLYVNNFLSPDKMALQWTWTLAVEEQFYLLLPLILLFIHKTPQRSFIKIMLGLLVASLLIRGGVLYYYDELWNANYRAMLSEKEVSLVFYGKLYDNLATRYGPFVLGVMAGYGYCFHQQTICTWVAASRHRALLLNIIAMSIIVFFMYFPILGEHYSESGGGLRLYVIFHRTVFCAAFTWFMLSVFLNFDHFRWIAKFYSLRIWHPLGQLTYSMYLIHFIVILLVMFQVNKMIKHYELPAAEALVIGVSSGAFISLLLSILLGLVCWLLIEKPFLNMRELFEVNRGATHAKPMDKSIGKIGNHDVKTGSNN
- a CDS encoding Y-family DNA polymerase translates to MLWACLHFPALALNLVEQGLPRPQPSVVEITRKNQRLVLHANSLALQAGVIPGMTIPTAQGLVNELHCQVYDQRAESKALQQLANWAYEFTPHIQTHGSHSLLLEVSHSLKLFQGQHALAQRLLQRLPPGFEPFALTFCETPMAALLFAQAHEGCNRALFFSLQDLPDYDVQWLSIPAAQKALLYSMGLKTLSQLTELPRDTLSKRFGIEFSGYLNRLLGQQADPLPNWVLPEQFSAELEFVQEIESSQALLFPIRHLLSRLEHYLTARQLSLNHLLFSLALRNRSRQSWHMHFAAPVHRLSDMLPLVQLKLENLKLQAPVLNLQLSAQQFLPLNTTQGDLFSQHQNNGVSRYQLVDRLKARLGDKQVHGLGMVADHRPEYSWSSATPGQGEVLQHPAEQRPFWLLTHPQKLRSKKGLPLYDHPLQLLKGPERIETGWWDNKPINRDYFIALHGNGQRFWVYRDRDNQHWFLHGIFSA